A genomic region of Streptomyces diastaticus subsp. diastaticus contains the following coding sequences:
- a CDS encoding helix-turn-helix domain-containing protein, protein MLAAIGLDERHEAAYRALVAVGVAEVPELAHRLALDEAEAARVLRRLEQHGLAARSTAAAGRWVAAPPGVALGALVTQRRHELDRAELAAALLAQEFRARAAEPAVHDLVEVVTGAEAVSQRFLQMQFGARQEVCALVTGSPVAVTGQENAAEDQAADRGVVYRVVLEREVIAGPEGLREVAAAMSRDERVRLVERVPTKLVIADGSLAMVPLTSRGAAAPAALVVHASGLLESLTGLFEAVWRDALPLRLGAGGPVEEEPDGPDVTDLEILSLLLAGLTDVSVAKQLDLGLRTVQRKVKRLMELAGVTTRLQLGWHAYERGWVARGPRG, encoded by the coding sequence ATGCTCGCGGCGATAGGTCTGGACGAGCGGCACGAGGCGGCGTACCGCGCACTGGTGGCGGTCGGAGTGGCGGAAGTGCCGGAGCTGGCGCACCGCCTGGCGCTGGACGAGGCGGAGGCGGCCCGGGTCCTGCGCCGCCTGGAACAGCACGGGCTGGCGGCCCGGTCGACGGCGGCGGCCGGCCGCTGGGTGGCGGCACCGCCGGGCGTGGCGCTCGGCGCGCTGGTGACGCAGCGCCGGCACGAGCTGGACCGGGCCGAACTGGCCGCGGCGCTGCTGGCGCAGGAGTTCCGCGCCCGGGCCGCCGAGCCCGCGGTGCACGACCTGGTGGAGGTGGTGACCGGTGCGGAGGCGGTCTCGCAGCGCTTCCTCCAGATGCAGTTCGGGGCCAGGCAGGAGGTCTGCGCACTGGTGACCGGCTCCCCGGTGGCGGTCACCGGCCAGGAGAACGCGGCGGAGGACCAGGCGGCGGACCGGGGGGTGGTGTACCGGGTGGTGCTGGAGCGGGAGGTGATCGCCGGCCCCGAGGGACTGCGTGAGGTGGCGGCGGCGATGAGCCGCGACGAGCGGGTGCGGCTGGTGGAGCGGGTGCCGACCAAGCTGGTGATCGCGGACGGCTCGTTGGCGATGGTGCCGCTGACCTCGCGCGGGGCGGCGGCCCCGGCGGCGCTGGTGGTGCACGCCAGCGGGTTGCTGGAGTCCCTGACGGGGCTTTTCGAGGCGGTCTGGCGGGACGCGCTGCCGTTGCGGCTGGGGGCCGGTGGCCCGGTCGAGGAGGAGCCGGACGGCCCGGACGTGACGGATCTGGAGATCCTGTCGCTGCTGCTGGCGGGGCTGACCGACGTGAGCGTGGCCAAACAGCTGGACCTGGGGCTCCGCACCGTCCAGCGCAAGGTGAAGCGGCTGATGGAGCTGGCGGGGGTGACGACCCGGCTCCAGCTGGGCTGGCACGCCTACGAGCGGGGCTGGGTGGCGCGCGGCCCGCGCGGCTGA
- a CDS encoding sigma-70 family RNA polymerase sigma factor, giving the protein MTTTEATPLPPAGRGAPSAAVREAEIAAGIRAGDARCLALAYQRWGGLVQGLATRGLGDPLEAEDVTQQVFLAAWRGGAHYRPERGPIAAWLVGIARHKIADALASRTRRTALTAAAAGLPQGPDPAAQPETCLDRALLRAELARLPAPHRRVLWLAYFGELTQAEIAARTGLPLGTVKSHARRALHRLRASLEHAERE; this is encoded by the coding sequence GTGACGACGACCGAAGCGACCCCTCTGCCACCGGCCGGCCGGGGCGCGCCGTCCGCCGCCGTGCGGGAGGCGGAGATCGCCGCCGGGATCCGGGCGGGCGACGCCCGTTGCCTCGCCCTCGCCTACCAGCGGTGGGGCGGCCTGGTGCAGGGGCTCGCCACCCGCGGCCTCGGCGATCCGCTGGAGGCCGAGGACGTCACGCAGCAGGTCTTCCTCGCCGCCTGGCGCGGCGGCGCCCACTACCGGCCCGAACGCGGCCCGATCGCCGCCTGGCTGGTCGGGATCGCCCGCCACAAGATCGCCGACGCCCTCGCCTCGCGCACCCGCAGGACCGCGCTGACGGCGGCCGCCGCGGGCCTGCCGCAGGGCCCCGACCCGGCGGCCCAGCCCGAGACCTGCCTCGACCGGGCGCTCCTCCGGGCCGAACTGGCACGGCTGCCGGCCCCGCACCGCCGGGTGCTGTGGCTCGCGTACTTCGGGGAGCTGACCCAGGCCGAGATCGCCGCCAGGACGGGCCTGCCGCTCGGCACGGTGAAGAGCCACGCCCGGCGCGCGCTGCACCGACTGCGAGCGAGTCTGGAGCACGCCGAGAGGGAGTGA
- the rsgA gene encoding ribosome small subunit-dependent GTPase A: protein MPLPASSEVPDRSTALASPLVPYGWDDGWQDAFRPWAARGLVPGRVIRVDRGQCDVVTPDGTVRADTAFVVPRDPMKVICTGDWAALDPEGGSPRYVRDHLPRRTALVRSGSSKRSDAQVLAANIDRAVIAVSLAAELDLARIERFTALAWESGAEPLVVLTKADLVPDPATLGHLLSDVGRTVPGVTVLAVSSADGTGLERLAALAGSGTTVLLGQSGAGKSTLANTLIGREAMEVRAVRDMDGKGRHTTTTRNLLTLPGGGVLIDTPGLRGVGLWDAGTGVDRVFAEIEEYARRCRFQDCAHHSEPGCAVLAAVDGGELPARRLESYRKLQRENQRIVAKTDARLRQEIRREWRIRGAEARAAADAKRGRLR, encoded by the coding sequence TTGCCCCTCCCCGCCTCCTCCGAGGTCCCCGACCGCTCCACCGCCCTCGCCTCGCCGCTCGTCCCCTACGGCTGGGACGACGGCTGGCAGGACGCCTTCCGTCCCTGGGCCGCCCGCGGCCTCGTCCCCGGCCGGGTCATCCGCGTCGACCGCGGCCAGTGCGACGTGGTCACGCCGGACGGCACCGTCCGCGCCGACACCGCGTTCGTGGTGCCCCGCGACCCGATGAAGGTCATCTGCACCGGCGACTGGGCCGCCCTCGACCCCGAGGGCGGCAGCCCGCGCTACGTCCGCGACCACCTGCCGCGCCGTACCGCTCTGGTCCGCTCCGGCTCCTCCAAGCGCTCCGACGCCCAGGTGCTCGCCGCCAACATCGACCGCGCCGTCATCGCCGTCTCCCTCGCCGCCGAACTCGACCTGGCCCGGATCGAACGCTTCACCGCGCTCGCCTGGGAGTCCGGCGCCGAACCCCTGGTCGTCCTCACCAAGGCCGACCTGGTGCCCGACCCGGCCACCCTCGGCCACCTCCTCTCCGACGTCGGGCGGACTGTGCCCGGTGTGACCGTCCTCGCCGTCAGCAGCGCCGACGGCACCGGCCTGGAGCGCCTGGCGGCGCTGGCCGGCTCCGGCACCACCGTGCTGCTCGGCCAGTCCGGGGCGGGCAAGTCCACCCTCGCCAACACCCTGATCGGCCGGGAGGCGATGGAGGTGCGGGCCGTCCGCGACATGGACGGCAAGGGCCGCCACACCACGACCACCCGCAACCTGCTGACGCTGCCGGGCGGCGGCGTCCTCATCGACACCCCCGGACTGCGCGGCGTCGGCCTGTGGGACGCGGGCACCGGCGTGGACCGGGTCTTCGCCGAGATCGAGGAGTACGCCCGGCGGTGCCGCTTCCAGGACTGCGCCCACCACAGCGAGCCGGGCTGCGCCGTCCTCGCCGCCGTCGACGGCGGCGAACTGCCGGCACGGCGCCTGGAGAGTTACCGCAAACTCCAGCGGGAGAACCAGCGCATCGTCGCCAAGACCGACGCCCGCCTCCGCCAGGAGATCCGCCGCGAGTGGCGGATCAGGGGAGCCGAGGCCCGGGCCGCCGCCGACGCCAAGCGCGGTCGTCTCCGCTGA
- a CDS encoding DUF2795 domain-containing protein — protein MTAHTTLDEIFEAIDAVDFPAGKETLVETARRAGASGEVVVALQEIPAEQYGSRQDIARSVRLDPDSDMHRTPGEKGAQARQGGKPGLSQHLRDAPKPPVDEELER, from the coding sequence ATGACCGCGCACACCACGCTCGACGAGATCTTCGAGGCGATCGACGCCGTGGACTTCCCGGCCGGCAAGGAGACGCTGGTGGAGACGGCCAGGCGGGCGGGCGCGTCCGGGGAGGTGGTCGTGGCGCTCCAGGAGATCCCCGCCGAGCAGTACGGGTCCCGCCAGGACATCGCCCGTTCGGTCCGGCTCGACCCCGACTCGGACATGCACCGCACCCCGGGCGAGAAGGGCGCGCAGGCCCGGCAGGGCGGCAAGCCCGGACTGTCGCAGCACCTGCGCGACGCCCCGAAGCCGCCGGTGGACGAGGAACTGGAGCGGTAG
- a CDS encoding PP2C family protein-serine/threonine phosphatase has product MNGQRPSREESADALLTRLGRLTAVARERVEVQQARVELAEALQREMLPARLPQVPGLRAAARYAPARDGLDIGGDWYDGFELGDGTLGFSIGDVQGHDVEAAAFMGQVRMALRAVASTVSDPGEILGRVNDLLVSVDGPLFATCSFLRFDPATNELHSARAGHVGAVWAAVGGRGGVAEDVGGLPLGILSGERYPVTRRRWTRPGAYVLVTDGVVEGPSFSIEEGLARVTQLVTAGVGLDPGSLADRVMRVAGRTGHLDDAAVLVLAHEGTPPGGSRP; this is encoded by the coding sequence ATGAACGGGCAACGCCCCTCGCGCGAGGAGAGCGCGGACGCCCTGCTGACCCGGCTCGGGCGGCTCACCGCGGTGGCCCGGGAACGGGTGGAGGTGCAGCAGGCCCGGGTCGAGCTGGCGGAGGCGCTCCAACGGGAGATGCTCCCGGCCCGCCTGCCCCAGGTCCCGGGACTGCGGGCGGCCGCCCGGTACGCACCGGCCCGTGACGGGCTCGACATCGGCGGTGACTGGTACGACGGCTTCGAACTGGGCGACGGCACCCTCGGCTTCTCCATCGGCGACGTCCAGGGCCACGACGTGGAGGCCGCCGCCTTCATGGGACAGGTCCGGATGGCGCTGCGGGCGGTGGCCAGCACCGTCAGCGACCCCGGCGAGATCCTCGGCCGCGTCAACGACCTGCTGGTCTCGGTGGACGGCCCGCTCTTCGCCACCTGCTCCTTCCTCCGCTTCGACCCGGCCACCAACGAGCTGCACAGCGCCCGGGCCGGGCACGTCGGTGCCGTCTGGGCGGCCGTGGGAGGCCGGGGCGGTGTCGCCGAGGACGTGGGCGGTCTGCCGCTCGGCATCCTCTCCGGCGAGCGCTACCCCGTCACCCGCCGCCGCTGGACCCGCCCGGGGGCGTACGTGCTGGTGACCGACGGCGTCGTCGAGGGACCCTCGTTCTCCATCGAGGAGGGCCTCGCCCGCGTCACGCAACTGGTGACCGCGGGCGTCGGACTCGACCCCGGCTCACTCGCCGACCGGGTGATGCGCGTGGCCGGGCGCACCGGTCACCTGGACGACGCCGCGGTCCTGGTCCTCGCCCACGAGGGCACGCCGCCGGGGGGCTCCCGCCCGTGA
- a CDS encoding DUF456 domain-containing protein: MDAWELLLVGVVLVLGVVGVLVPGLPGTWLVWAATLWWALQDRSSTAWWVLVGASVLLLVAQAVRWQLPGRSGDPMGARLAQWAGWGALAGFVVVPVAGALPGALVGLYVAERMRLGRWDDAAVSVRDVLRRGGWRVLVELFACLLVAAAWVGALVWG, encoded by the coding sequence ATGGATGCCTGGGAGCTGCTGCTGGTCGGGGTGGTGCTGGTGCTGGGCGTCGTGGGTGTGCTGGTGCCGGGCCTGCCGGGCACCTGGCTGGTGTGGGCGGCGACGCTGTGGTGGGCGCTCCAGGACAGGTCGTCGACGGCCTGGTGGGTGCTGGTGGGCGCCTCCGTGCTGCTGCTGGTCGCACAGGCGGTGCGCTGGCAGTTGCCGGGCCGCTCGGGTGACCCGATGGGGGCGCGGCTGGCCCAGTGGGCGGGGTGGGGAGCGCTCGCCGGGTTCGTGGTGGTGCCGGTGGCGGGGGCGCTTCCGGGGGCGCTGGTGGGGTTGTACGTGGCCGAACGGATGCGGCTGGGCCGGTGGGACGATGCCGCCGTCTCGGTCCGGGACGTGCTGCGGCGGGGCGGCTGGCGGGTCCTGGTCGAGCTCTTCGCCTGCCTGCTGGTGGCGGCCGCCTGGGTGGGCGCGCTGGTGTGGGGGTGA
- a CDS encoding tyrosine-protein phosphatase yields the protein MESEPTGRAVEAATVANLRDLGGIPLPGAGQGRSVRPGALLRSADLARHDPHTDPVLTQRGVQVVFDLRTTDERQAAPDVLPPGARPFVGDVLGTRPDAAPARLHALLADPAVAERELGGGRAERLFQQEYRRMVLSPGACSAYAALVQTAADDGTHPLLFHCTAGKDRTGWGAALLLLLLGADVSAVRREYLAVGAAVRAQYEPFVRRFTERGGDPEIAAVLTEVRPAYLEAALDALTERWGDVERYAREALRVEAALDRLRAELTV from the coding sequence ATGGAATCCGAGCCGACCGGCCGGGCCGTCGAGGCCGCCACCGTCGCCAACCTGCGCGACCTCGGCGGCATCCCGCTGCCCGGCGCCGGGCAGGGCCGGTCGGTGCGCCCCGGCGCGCTGCTGCGCTCGGCCGACCTCGCGCGCCACGACCCGCACACCGACCCGGTCCTGACGCAACGCGGCGTCCAGGTCGTCTTCGACCTGCGTACCACCGACGAACGCCAGGCCGCCCCCGACGTGCTGCCGCCCGGCGCCCGTCCCTTCGTCGGCGACGTCCTGGGCACCCGGCCGGACGCCGCACCGGCCCGCCTCCACGCGCTCCTCGCCGACCCGGCCGTCGCCGAGCGGGAGCTGGGCGGCGGACGGGCCGAGCGGCTGTTCCAGCAGGAGTACCGGCGGATGGTCCTCTCGCCCGGCGCCTGCTCCGCCTACGCCGCCCTCGTGCAGACCGCCGCCGACGACGGCACCCACCCGCTCCTCTTCCACTGCACGGCGGGCAAGGACCGCACCGGCTGGGGCGCGGCCCTGCTGCTCCTGCTGCTCGGGGCCGACGTTTCGGCCGTACGCCGTGAGTACCTGGCGGTCGGCGCGGCGGTCCGCGCCCAGTACGAGCCGTTCGTCCGCCGGTTCACGGAGCGGGGCGGGGACCCGGAGATCGCGGCCGTCCTCACCGAGGTCCGCCCGGCCTACCTGGAGGCCGCCCTCGACGCGCTCACCGAACGCTGGGGCGACGTGGAGCGGTACGCCCGCGAGGCGCTGCGGGTCGAGGCGGCCCTGGACCGGCTGCGGGCGGAGCTGACGGTCTGA
- a CDS encoding MASE1 domain-containing protein, which produces MTRGPDAPRRWWHLARPRDRGPAGPGAGGPPGAHEPAPPEEAAPSGVTVRSAPPGGAPPEGTGSWRAGLSLEQLRRTGAGGGGRPAEPPVRALRLVTLILAVGLAYYGAGRLGLLRQVVVEGAVVTPLWLPSGVALAALFAFGPRIAPGITLGMLAVTSTISPVSTFSVVMAVGNTLAPLLSWYLLRLAGFRPSLERLRDGLALVFLGALGGMTVSAAVGTGTLLATGEIPWTHVWPVWAAWWAGDALGVLVVVPVLVVLIRPRLPRDVLGWVELTGLFAVTAAFTLVAIYSPLDLLFLVFPLLVWAALRFELTGSAPAALIVSVLAVTAAARQEGPFAGRTMGEVMLNLQAFNVSVALTGLLLSSLVTERRHVRERIEDACRELAEVVDTLAPSASRPRTREAEGSREAGTRREEGGRGGGGRPGAGWGAG; this is translated from the coding sequence GTGACCCGCGGCCCCGACGCCCCGCGCCGCTGGTGGCACCTGGCCCGGCCCCGCGACCGGGGCCCGGCGGGACCCGGGGCGGGCGGCCCGCCCGGCGCCCACGAACCGGCACCGCCGGAGGAGGCGGCCCCCTCGGGCGTCACCGTACGGTCCGCCCCGCCCGGTGGCGCGCCGCCGGAGGGCACCGGTTCGTGGCGGGCGGGGCTCTCGCTGGAGCAGTTGCGGCGGACCGGCGCGGGCGGGGGCGGGCGGCCCGCGGAACCGCCCGTGCGGGCGCTGCGGCTGGTGACGCTGATCCTCGCCGTCGGCCTGGCGTACTACGGTGCGGGGCGGCTCGGCCTGCTGCGGCAGGTGGTGGTGGAGGGGGCCGTCGTGACACCCCTGTGGCTGCCCTCGGGGGTCGCCCTCGCCGCGCTCTTCGCCTTCGGACCCCGCATCGCCCCGGGCATCACCCTCGGCATGCTCGCGGTGACCTCCACCATCAGCCCCGTCTCCACGTTCTCCGTGGTGATGGCGGTGGGCAACACCCTGGCGCCGCTCCTCTCCTGGTACCTGCTGCGGCTGGCCGGGTTCCGGCCCTCGCTGGAGCGGCTGCGGGACGGGCTGGCCCTGGTCTTCCTCGGGGCGCTCGGCGGGATGACGGTGAGCGCCGCCGTCGGCACCGGGACCCTGCTGGCCACCGGCGAGATCCCCTGGACCCACGTCTGGCCGGTGTGGGCCGCCTGGTGGGCGGGGGACGCGCTCGGAGTGCTCGTCGTGGTGCCGGTGCTGGTGGTGCTGATCCGCCCCCGGCTGCCGCGCGACGTGCTGGGCTGGGTCGAACTGACGGGGCTGTTCGCGGTGACCGCCGCGTTCACCCTGGTGGCCATCTACAGCCCGCTCGACCTGCTGTTCCTCGTCTTCCCGCTGCTGGTCTGGGCGGCGCTGCGGTTCGAGCTGACCGGCAGCGCGCCCGCGGCCCTGATCGTCTCCGTACTGGCGGTGACGGCGGCCGCCCGCCAGGAGGGGCCGTTCGCCGGGCGGACGATGGGCGAGGTCATGCTCAACCTCCAGGCGTTCAACGTCTCGGTGGCCTTGACGGGCCTGCTCCTCTCCTCCCTGGTGACCGAGCGCCGGCACGTCCGCGAACGCATCGAGGACGCCTGCCGGGAACTGGCCGAGGTGGTCGACACGCTGGCTCCCTCCGCCTCCCGCCCACGGACCCGGGAGGCGGAGGGGAGCCGGGAAGCGGGGACCCGGCGGGAGGAGGGCGGGCGCGGTGGCGGCGGCCGGCCCGGTGCCGGGTGGGGCGCCGGCTGA
- a CDS encoding methylated-DNA--[protein]-cysteine S-methyltransferase — translation MTAYWTTHPGPLGDLLLTCDATGALTSLTVPGAPGAKGLPAPGSVRDEAPFALARRQLDAYFAGDPAPFTLRLATPPATDFRRRVWAALDEIPYGTTVSYGQLAARIGVGGPAVRAVGGAIGANPLLIVRPCHRVVGADGSLTGYAGGVDRKTWLLGLERARTTTPAG, via the coding sequence ATGACCGCGTACTGGACCACCCACCCCGGACCCCTCGGGGACCTCCTCCTCACCTGCGACGCCACCGGCGCCCTCACCTCGCTGACCGTCCCCGGCGCCCCCGGCGCCAAGGGCCTGCCCGCGCCCGGCAGCGTCCGCGACGAGGCGCCCTTCGCCCTGGCCCGCCGCCAGCTCGACGCCTACTTCGCCGGGGACCCCGCCCCGTTCACCCTCCGCCTCGCCACCCCGCCCGCCACCGACTTCCGGCGCCGGGTCTGGGCCGCCCTGGACGAGATCCCGTACGGCACCACCGTGAGCTACGGGCAGCTCGCCGCCCGCATCGGCGTCGGCGGGCCCGCGGTCCGCGCGGTGGGCGGTGCGATCGGAGCCAACCCGCTGCTGATCGTGCGCCCCTGCCACCGGGTCGTCGGTGCCGACGGCTCCCTGACCGGCTACGCCGGGGGAGTGGACCGCAAGACCTGGCTGCTCGGCCTGGAGCGTGCCCGGACCACGACGCCCGCGGGCTGA
- the lpdA gene encoding dihydrolipoyl dehydrogenase, with translation MSTHFDVVVLGAGPGGYVAAIRAAQLGLRVAVIEEKYWGGVCLNVGCIPSKALLRNAELAHLVNNEAKTFGIRIDGEVTFEYGPAFDRSRTVADGRVKGVHYLMKKNKITELDGRGTFTDDHTLRVEGPGSEQTVTFDHCVIAAGATTKLLPGTELSERVVTYEEQIMTRDLPESVVIAGAGAIGVEFAYVMHNYGVKVTIVEFLDRMVPNEDVEVSKELARRYKKLGIEVLTSTRVESIADSGPQVRVTVSKDGQQRVLEAGKVLQAIGFQPRVAGYGLENTGVALTERGAIEIDGRCRTNVPHIFAIGDVTAKLMLAHTAEAMGVIAAETIGDAETMELDYAMIPRATYCQPQIASFGYTEAQARELGYDVQVAKFPFMANGKAHGLGDTAGFVKLISDGAHGELIGGHLIGPDVTELLPELTLAQQWDLTVHEVARNVHAHPTLGEAVKEAVHGLAGHMINM, from the coding sequence ATGAGTACACACTTCGACGTGGTGGTGCTGGGCGCTGGCCCCGGCGGGTACGTGGCGGCGATCCGGGCCGCGCAGCTCGGGCTGCGGGTGGCGGTGATCGAGGAGAAGTACTGGGGAGGCGTCTGTCTGAACGTCGGCTGCATCCCTTCCAAGGCCCTGCTGCGCAACGCGGAGCTGGCGCATCTGGTGAACAACGAGGCGAAGACGTTCGGCATCCGGATCGACGGTGAGGTCACCTTCGAGTACGGCCCCGCCTTCGACCGCAGCCGGACGGTGGCGGACGGCCGCGTCAAGGGCGTCCACTACCTGATGAAGAAGAACAAGATCACGGAGCTGGACGGCCGGGGCACCTTCACCGACGACCACACGCTGCGGGTGGAGGGCCCCGGCAGCGAGCAGACGGTCACCTTCGACCACTGCGTCATCGCCGCCGGCGCCACCACCAAGCTGCTCCCCGGTACGGAGCTGAGCGAGCGGGTGGTGACGTACGAGGAGCAGATCATGACGCGTGACCTGCCCGAGTCGGTCGTCATCGCCGGTGCGGGCGCGATCGGCGTGGAGTTCGCCTACGTCATGCACAACTACGGCGTGAAGGTGACGATCGTCGAGTTCCTGGACCGGATGGTCCCCAACGAGGACGTCGAGGTCTCCAAGGAACTGGCACGCCGCTACAAGAAGCTCGGCATCGAGGTGCTGACCTCGACCCGGGTGGAGTCGATCGCGGACTCCGGGCCCCAGGTGCGGGTGACGGTCAGCAAGGACGGGCAGCAGCGGGTGCTGGAGGCCGGCAAGGTCCTCCAGGCGATCGGCTTCCAGCCCCGGGTGGCCGGGTACGGCCTGGAGAACACCGGCGTGGCCCTGACGGAGCGGGGCGCCATCGAGATCGACGGGCGCTGCCGGACCAACGTGCCGCACATCTTCGCCATCGGCGACGTGACCGCCAAGCTGATGCTGGCCCACACCGCCGAGGCGATGGGCGTCATCGCGGCCGAGACCATCGGTGACGCGGAGACGATGGAGCTGGACTACGCGATGATCCCGCGGGCCACCTACTGCCAGCCGCAGATCGCCAGCTTCGGCTACACGGAGGCGCAGGCCCGTGAGCTGGGGTACGACGTCCAGGTGGCGAAGTTCCCCTTCATGGCCAACGGCAAGGCCCACGGCCTCGGCGACACCGCCGGCTTCGTCAAGCTCATCAGTGACGGCGCGCACGGGGAGCTGATCGGCGGCCACCTGATCGGCCCGGACGTCACCGAACTCCTGCCGGAACTGACGCTGGCCCAGCAGTGGGACCTGACCGTCCACGAGGTGGCGCGCAACGTCCACGCGCACCCGACGCTCGGCGAGGCGGTGAAGGAAGCGGTGCACGGCCTGGCCGGCCACATGATCAACATGTAG
- a CDS encoding protein phosphatase 2C domain-containing protein, which translates to MPEPPYVGDGPPTYDAEPAALPAADPDHLDHLVPDTVLDGGRHGSLTLRAVSLRGDSARFRGEPRRDALLTARFGTGQDAVVLVAAATGARSATEAHRAAAEACGRIARAVGRSQPRLAGDLRDGRRAALASGLRRLTDHVLGRLRARAAELGVGPEAYTASLRCLLLPADPACATRVFFGVGDGGLHRLRDGTWQDLEPRPGEHGDARPDAVADAGGRAPVDLGIAVPPGPWEPAVEPVRAPFRFRASVGRPGDVLLLSTAGLAAPLREEPAFAARLGARWGEGPAPGLDGFLADARLRVEGYADDRTAAAVWEA; encoded by the coding sequence GTGCCCGAGCCGCCGTACGTGGGCGACGGCCCGCCCACCTATGACGCCGAGCCCGCCGCGCTGCCCGCCGCCGACCCCGATCACCTGGACCACCTGGTGCCCGACACGGTGCTGGACGGCGGCCGCCACGGCTCCCTCACCCTGCGGGCCGTCTCACTGCGCGGCGACTCCGCCCGCTTCCGGGGCGAGCCGCGCCGGGACGCGCTGCTGACCGCCCGCTTCGGCACCGGCCAGGACGCCGTCGTCCTGGTGGCGGCGGCCACCGGAGCCCGCAGCGCCACGGAGGCGCACCGGGCGGCCGCCGAGGCGTGCGGGCGGATCGCCCGGGCCGTCGGCCGCAGCCAGCCCCGCCTGGCGGGCGACCTCCGCGACGGCCGCCGGGCCGCACTCGCCTCCGGGCTGCGACGGCTGACCGACCACGTCCTGGGCAGGCTGCGGGCCCGAGCCGCCGAACTGGGCGTCGGACCGGAGGCGTACACCGCCTCGCTCCGCTGCCTGCTGCTCCCCGCCGACCCGGCGTGCGCCACCCGGGTCTTCTTCGGCGTCGGCGACGGTGGCCTGCACCGGCTGCGCGACGGCACCTGGCAGGACCTGGAGCCGCGGCCCGGCGAACATGGCGACGCGCGGCCTGACGCGGTGGCCGACGCCGGCGGGCGGGCCCCCGTGGACCTGGGCATAGCGGTACCGCCGGGCCCCTGGGAACCGGCGGTCGAACCGGTCCGCGCACCGTTCCGCTTCCGGGCCTCGGTAGGCCGCCCGGGTGACGTGCTGCTGTTGAGCACCGCTGGGCTCGCGGCCCCCCTGCGCGAGGAGCCGGCCTTCGCCGCGCGCCTCGGCGCACGCTGGGGCGAAGGCCCTGCGCCCGGGCTCGACGGCTTCCTCGCCGACGCCCGCCTGCGGGTGGAGGGGTACGCCGACGACCGGACGGCGGCCGCCGTCTGGGAGGCGTGA
- a CDS encoding DUF6343 family protein gives MPQHPPGQPGPTGGRTGTEPVLARSALGLRLVISSVAVPLFAAVTVLLSIWASNSSETDTPSGTSLTVTAAVFGVLTLIALVDLVIVIRRRSRAREAAREARRRQD, from the coding sequence GTGCCCCAGCACCCGCCCGGCCAGCCCGGCCCCACCGGCGGCCGTACCGGAACAGAACCCGTCCTCGCGCGCAGCGCGCTCGGTCTGCGCCTGGTGATCTCCAGCGTCGCCGTGCCGCTGTTCGCCGCGGTGACCGTGCTGCTGTCGATCTGGGCGTCGAACTCCTCCGAGACCGACACCCCGAGCGGCACCTCGCTCACCGTGACCGCCGCCGTCTTCGGCGTCCTCACCCTGATCGCCCTCGTCGACCTGGTCATCGTGATCCGGCGGCGTTCGCGGGCCCGCGAGGCCGCCCGGGAGGCGCGACGCCGCCAGGACTGA